The following coding sequences are from one Kushneria phosphatilytica window:
- a CDS encoding amino acid ABC transporter permease: MSSSRDMIAARPAPDQRHGVIGWLRINLFSGPINSVVTLVVLVLLVRLLWPVIDWALIEADWVGSTRQACTGDGACWVFISVRLNQIVYGFYPEAMRWRVDIVFALFALLVAWLAIPRLPFKRFVGLFALIGFPIVAWILLLGGMFGLTPVPTRQWGGLMLTLTIAAVGIVGSLPIGVLLALGRRSKMPLVRGVCVVFIEFWRGVPLITVLFMASVMLPLFAPAGAEFDKLLRALIGIMLFWSAYMAEVVRSGLQAIPRGQGEAGAALGLSYWQRMGLIILPQALKLVIPGIVNTFIALFKDTSLVLIIGLFDLLAVIQSGLNDADWLGFAIEGYVFAALIYWVFCFSMSRYSQYIERRLHTGH, from the coding sequence ATGAGTTCTTCACGGGACATGATTGCTGCGCGTCCGGCACCCGATCAGCGCCATGGCGTCATCGGCTGGCTACGCATCAACCTCTTCTCCGGACCGATCAACTCGGTGGTGACCCTCGTAGTGCTGGTGCTGCTGGTGCGGTTGCTGTGGCCGGTCATTGACTGGGCGCTGATAGAGGCCGACTGGGTCGGGAGCACGCGTCAGGCCTGCACCGGTGATGGTGCCTGCTGGGTCTTCATTTCGGTGCGACTCAACCAGATCGTCTATGGCTTCTATCCGGAGGCGATGCGCTGGCGGGTCGATATCGTGTTTGCGCTGTTTGCATTGCTGGTGGCCTGGCTGGCGATCCCGCGGCTGCCGTTCAAGCGCTTTGTGGGACTGTTTGCGCTGATCGGTTTTCCCATCGTGGCCTGGATTCTGCTGCTGGGCGGCATGTTCGGACTCACGCCGGTGCCTACGCGCCAGTGGGGCGGGTTGATGCTGACGCTGACCATTGCCGCGGTCGGCATCGTCGGCTCGCTGCCGATTGGCGTGTTATTGGCGCTGGGCCGACGCTCGAAGATGCCGCTGGTCAGGGGCGTCTGCGTGGTATTCATCGAGTTCTGGCGGGGCGTGCCACTGATTACTGTGCTGTTCATGGCCTCGGTGATGCTGCCGCTGTTCGCGCCTGCCGGTGCCGAGTTCGACAAGCTGCTGCGCGCCCTGATCGGCATCATGCTGTTCTGGAGCGCCTACATGGCCGAGGTCGTGCGAAGCGGGTTGCAGGCGATCCCGAGAGGCCAGGGGGAGGCCGGTGCCGCGCTTGGGCTGAGCTACTGGCAGCGGATGGGGCTGATCATCCTGCCCCAGGCGCTCAAGCTGGTCATTCCCGGCATCGTCAACACCTTCATCGCGCTGTTCAAGGATACCTCGCTGGTGCTGATCATCGGCCTCTTCGACCTGCTGGCGGTGATCCAGTCAGGACTGAACGATGCCGACTGGCTGGGTTTCGCCATCGAGGGCTATGTCTTCGCGGCACTGATCTACTGGGTCTTCTGCTTCTCGATGTCGCGCTACAGCCAGTACATCGAACGGCGGCTGCATACCGGTCACTGA
- a CDS encoding amino acid ABC transporter ATP-binding protein, with the protein MSEASATATDQSMITINRLNKWYGDFHVLRDIDLEVAKGERIVICGPSGSGKSTLIRCINHLERHQQGDITVGGVHMTNDIKRIEQIRRNVGMVFQHFNLFPHLTVLENCCLSPIWVQKKPRREAEKTAMEYLERVRIANQAQKYPGQLSGGQQQRVAIARALCMHPQVMLFDEPTSALDPEMIKEVLDVMIELAREGMTMLCVTHEMGFAKTVADRVIFMDEGQIVESAPPQELFNNPQSPRTKEFLSQILGH; encoded by the coding sequence ATGAGTGAAGCCAGCGCAACCGCCACCGATCAATCGATGATCACCATCAACCGGCTCAACAAGTGGTACGGCGACTTTCATGTCCTGCGCGATATCGATCTCGAGGTGGCAAAGGGCGAGCGTATCGTCATCTGCGGCCCATCGGGGTCGGGCAAATCAACGCTGATCCGCTGCATCAATCATCTGGAACGCCATCAGCAGGGCGACATTACGGTGGGTGGCGTCCACATGACCAACGATATCAAACGCATCGAGCAGATCCGGCGCAACGTCGGCATGGTGTTCCAGCACTTCAATCTGTTTCCCCATCTGACCGTGCTGGAGAACTGCTGCCTGTCGCCCATCTGGGTGCAGAAGAAGCCGCGCCGTGAAGCCGAGAAGACCGCCATGGAGTACCTGGAGCGGGTACGCATCGCCAACCAGGCGCAGAAGTATCCCGGTCAGCTCTCGGGTGGTCAGCAGCAGCGCGTAGCGATTGCCCGGGCGCTGTGCATGCATCCCCAGGTGATGCTGTTCGACGAACCGACCTCGGCGCTCGACCCCGAAATGATCAAGGAAGTGCTCGATGTCATGATCGAACTGGCCCGCGAAGGCATGACCATGCTCTGCGTGACCCATGAGATGGGCTTTGCCAAAACGGTCGCCGACCGGGTGATCTTCATGGACGAGGGGCAGATCGTGGAATCGGCACCGCCGCAGGAGCTCTTCAACAATCCGCAGTCGCCGCGCACGAAGGAATTTCTCAGCCAGATTCTGGGCCACTGA
- a CDS encoding RidA family protein: MIQKMMCAGAPQPIAPFSHACRVNDLVFITGQMPTVPETNEMLLGTFTEQTHRVMQNLAIVLAEVGTHFDYVVQARVFITNMGHFDEVNAIYRSYFSDSLPTRTCIGVTGLAGGADVEVDMIAWIPPASL, from the coding sequence ATGATTCAGAAGATGATGTGTGCCGGCGCGCCACAGCCGATTGCGCCCTTTTCCCACGCCTGCCGGGTCAACGACCTGGTATTCATTACCGGCCAGATGCCGACCGTACCGGAGACCAACGAGATGCTGCTGGGTACCTTTACCGAGCAGACGCATCGAGTGATGCAGAATCTCGCCATTGTGCTGGCTGAAGTGGGCACTCACTTCGATTATGTGGTGCAGGCGCGGGTGTTTATTACCAATATGGGGCACTTCGATGAGGTCAATGCCATCTACCGCAGCTACTTCAGTGATTCCCTGCCCACCCGCACCTGCATCGGTGTGACCGGCCTGGCCGGTGGCGCCGATGTGGAAGTCGACATGATTGCCTGGATTCCGCCTGCCTCCCTGTAA
- a CDS encoding methyl-accepting chemotaxis protein: MLHSLRARILAICIAIIVLSLVMTGAATWWVTARYNDQSIASNLKAIANGHVMAIADWSDNQKRLVESIGERALGVDAASAMALIQQASRFSMVYAGYPDDSFVSGSDWTPPDDFRPTQRIWYQQAAEAGHTVATEPYMDAATHALAVPFATPVMQSGRVAAVVAGDMPLDQVVANVTSIAPTEHSYAFLVDDQGTLIAHPNTELALKPATEVDSKLTAQWLAQAAQSGRVQDVTLNGTDERVLAEQIPETNWTLVIALNEREALAGLYSAASTMLVALLITALIAAGVLWAALTPSFRRLSRVRDALDDIASGEGDLSRRLTIHGRDEIAGIANAFNAFAERINEVLLRVRRSSESVRMASDEITQGSQDLSRRTEQTAASLEESAAAVEELAGTTDQSAHSARRASEVASETTAMARQGGERMAAVSQAMQRMRDSAQQIEGIVEMIDTIAFQTNLLALNASVEAARAGEHGRGFAVVAEEVRGLANRSTEAARDIKSLIARSGEQTQAGAGEVAAADKAMGEIVSRIEEVSGMLAELSGAAEEQATGIGQVNQAVSQLDGMTQQNAALVEQSAAASEALHQQALELADSVAAFRLREEGADRTLSRKQPEAEDVV; the protein is encoded by the coding sequence ATGCTGCACTCTCTTCGTGCCCGTATTCTGGCGATCTGTATCGCTATCATTGTGCTGTCGCTGGTGATGACCGGTGCGGCGACCTGGTGGGTGACCGCCCGTTATAACGATCAGAGCATTGCCAGCAATCTGAAGGCGATTGCCAACGGTCACGTGATGGCGATAGCCGATTGGAGTGATAACCAGAAACGACTGGTTGAATCGATCGGCGAGCGCGCACTGGGTGTCGATGCCGCCTCGGCCATGGCGCTGATCCAGCAGGCCAGCCGTTTCTCGATGGTTTATGCCGGCTACCCTGATGATAGCTTCGTGTCGGGCAGTGACTGGACGCCGCCGGATGACTTCCGCCCCACCCAGCGCATCTGGTACCAGCAGGCCGCCGAGGCTGGCCATACCGTGGCAACCGAGCCCTACATGGACGCGGCCACGCACGCCCTGGCGGTGCCCTTTGCCACGCCCGTGATGCAGTCCGGCCGGGTGGCGGCCGTGGTGGCCGGTGACATGCCGCTGGATCAGGTGGTGGCCAATGTCACCTCGATTGCGCCAACCGAACACAGCTACGCCTTTCTGGTGGATGACCAGGGCACGCTGATTGCGCATCCGAATACCGAACTGGCGCTCAAGCCGGCCACTGAGGTCGACAGCAAGCTCACCGCGCAGTGGCTTGCCCAGGCGGCGCAGAGTGGCCGGGTGCAGGATGTCACGCTGAATGGCACTGATGAGCGGGTGCTGGCAGAGCAGATTCCCGAGACCAATTGGACGCTGGTGATCGCGCTCAACGAGCGTGAGGCGCTGGCCGGGCTCTATAGCGCTGCTTCCACCATGCTAGTGGCGCTGTTGATTACCGCACTGATCGCTGCTGGTGTGCTGTGGGCGGCGCTCACTCCGAGCTTTCGCCGGCTTTCCCGGGTGCGTGATGCCCTTGACGATATCGCCTCCGGTGAAGGGGATCTCTCCCGACGCCTGACCATTCACGGTCGCGATGAGATCGCCGGGATTGCCAACGCCTTCAATGCCTTTGCCGAGCGCATCAACGAGGTGCTGCTGCGTGTGCGTCGCAGCAGTGAGTCGGTGCGCATGGCGTCCGATGAAATCACCCAGGGCAGTCAGGATCTGTCGCGGCGTACCGAACAGACAGCGGCGAGCCTCGAGGAATCGGCCGCGGCAGTCGAGGAGCTGGCCGGCACCACCGATCAGTCAGCGCACTCGGCGCGACGTGCCAGCGAAGTCGCCAGCGAGACGACGGCCATGGCGCGCCAGGGGGGCGAGCGCATGGCGGCGGTCAGTCAGGCCATGCAGCGCATGCGTGACTCTGCCCAGCAGATCGAGGGCATCGTCGAGATGATCGATACGATTGCCTTTCAGACCAACCTGCTGGCCCTTAACGCCTCTGTCGAAGCGGCGCGAGCCGGGGAGCACGGGCGCGGGTTTGCCGTGGTGGCAGAAGAGGTGCGGGGGCTGGCCAATCGCAGCACCGAAGCCGCCCGCGATATCAAGTCGCTGATCGCCCGCTCCGGTGAGCAGACCCAGGCTGGTGCTGGCGAAGTGGCAGCGGCAGACAAGGCGATGGGAGAGATCGTGAGCCGTATCGAGGAGGTCAGCGGCATGCTGGCCGAGCTCAGTGGTGCGGCCGAAGAGCAGGCCACCGGTATCGGCCAGGTCAACCAGGCGGTCTCTCAGCTCGATGGCATGACCCAGCAGAATGCGGCACTGGTCGAACAGTCGGCGGCGGCCAGTGAAGCCCTGCATCAGCAGGCCCTGGAGCTGGCCGATAGCGTGGCCGCCTTCCGCCTGCGTGAAGAAGGCGCTGACAGGACTTTGTCCCGGAAGCAGCCGGAGGCCGAAGATGTCGTTTAA
- a CDS encoding methyl-accepting chemotaxis protein produces MSFKSIRTFVVVTAGTCLLAVVVALVLYALMAMNRMQSTSAERTGEVMEQAIGDRLDALVNDQASRIQRKLDHAMTVAAQLAALNELMGKKDADGWPQLMMTRKELSAMVRQTLATNPELLDVFIGWEPDAFGSDAEYTGREEDGYDGSGRFMPWWYRKADGSLAVLPLGDTMESTKRDDAGIREGEYYLCPKETGKRCVIDPKMYDYNGVEQMVTSFNVPIMVNGEFRGSAGTDLSLAFIQQMLGDANQSLYDGAGSLALVAGNGRIVANSADAASLGKPAEAVMGHQVAQMLAHADSGKVVAPESGEQSDFARYLSFPVAGTDSHWTLVARIPRAAALAPLMKLEQTMTAQRNQAVTAMSVVGLIIAALGLMAIAWVGHRIARPLRHLAERMREIASGDGDLTQRLPVHGRDESALLAEHFNAFVERMRELLVGIRASSESVRRSAGEIASGGQELSKRTEQTAASLEESAAAMEQLSGTVSQAADSARQANEMADQAATAARGGGEEIQQVVSTMDEIRDASRRIAGIVEMIDSIAFQTNLLALNASVEAARAGEHGRGFAVVAEEVRGLAGRSKQAAAEIKTLINDAESRTETGVERVGRAEASMREIVARVEQVSASLAEISTAAGEQADGVGQVNQAVSQLDSMTQQNAALVEQSTAASESLSDESDRLAEAVSTFRLDRQPDTAGA; encoded by the coding sequence ATGTCGTTTAAATCGATTCGTACCTTTGTGGTGGTGACCGCTGGCACCTGTCTGCTGGCGGTCGTGGTGGCGCTGGTGTTGTACGCCCTGATGGCGATGAATCGCATGCAATCGACCTCGGCCGAGCGTACCGGTGAGGTCATGGAGCAGGCCATCGGTGATCGTCTGGATGCCCTGGTCAACGACCAGGCCAGTCGCATTCAGCGCAAGCTTGATCATGCCATGACCGTGGCTGCTCAGCTGGCGGCGCTCAATGAGCTGATGGGCAAGAAGGATGCCGATGGGTGGCCGCAGTTGATGATGACCCGCAAGGAGCTTTCGGCGATGGTGCGCCAGACCCTGGCGACCAACCCGGAGCTGCTCGATGTCTTCATCGGCTGGGAGCCCGATGCCTTCGGCAGTGATGCCGAATATACCGGTCGCGAAGAAGACGGCTATGACGGTAGCGGCCGCTTCATGCCGTGGTGGTATCGCAAGGCTGATGGCAGTCTCGCCGTACTGCCACTGGGTGACACCATGGAGAGTACCAAACGCGACGATGCCGGTATTCGCGAGGGCGAGTACTATCTCTGCCCGAAGGAGACCGGCAAGCGCTGCGTGATCGATCCGAAGATGTATGACTACAACGGGGTCGAGCAGATGGTGACCTCGTTCAATGTACCCATCATGGTGAATGGCGAGTTCCGGGGGAGTGCCGGCACCGATCTGTCACTGGCGTTCATCCAGCAGATGCTCGGCGATGCCAATCAGTCTCTCTATGATGGCGCTGGCAGCCTGGCACTGGTCGCCGGAAATGGACGGATCGTCGCCAACAGTGCCGATGCTGCTTCGCTGGGCAAGCCGGCTGAGGCGGTCATGGGCCACCAGGTGGCGCAGATGCTGGCTCATGCTGATTCCGGCAAGGTGGTCGCGCCGGAGAGTGGCGAGCAGTCGGACTTCGCCCGTTATCTTTCCTTCCCCGTAGCGGGAACCGATAGCCACTGGACACTGGTGGCGCGTATTCCACGTGCTGCGGCACTGGCGCCGCTGATGAAGCTGGAACAGACCATGACCGCACAGCGCAATCAGGCGGTCACCGCCATGAGTGTGGTGGGGCTGATCATTGCAGCACTGGGGCTGATGGCGATTGCCTGGGTAGGGCATCGTATCGCTCGGCCGCTGCGTCACCTGGCCGAACGGATGCGCGAGATTGCCTCGGGCGATGGCGATCTCACCCAGCGGCTGCCGGTACACGGTCGCGACGAGTCGGCGCTGCTGGCGGAACATTTCAACGCCTTCGTGGAGCGCATGCGCGAGCTGCTGGTGGGCATTCGCGCCAGCAGTGAGTCGGTACGTCGCTCGGCCGGCGAAATTGCCTCGGGCGGCCAGGAGCTCTCGAAGCGCACCGAGCAGACCGCTGCCAGTCTGGAGGAGTCGGCGGCAGCAATGGAGCAGCTCAGTGGCACGGTCAGTCAGGCGGCAGATTCGGCGCGTCAGGCCAACGAGATGGCCGATCAGGCTGCGACGGCCGCCCGCGGTGGCGGTGAGGAAATCCAGCAGGTGGTCAGCACCATGGATGAAATCCGCGACGCGTCACGTCGGATTGCCGGTATCGTCGAGATGATCGATTCGATTGCCTTCCAGACCAATCTGCTGGCGCTCAACGCGTCGGTTGAAGCGGCGCGGGCGGGTGAGCACGGGCGCGGGTTTGCCGTGGTGGCAGAAGAGGTGCGGGGGCTGGCAGGGCGCAGCAAGCAGGCAGCCGCCGAGATCAAGACCCTGATCAACGATGCCGAATCCCGCACCGAAACGGGTGTCGAGCGAGTGGGGCGGGCCGAGGCGTCGATGCGGGAGATCGTCGCCCGGGTCGAGCAGGTCAGTGCATCGCTGGCGGAAATCAGTACGGCAGCCGGTGAGCAGGCCGATGGCGTCGGTCAGGTCAACCAGGCCGTTTCCCAGCTGGACAGCATGACCCAGCAGAACGCGGCACTGGTCGAGCAGTCGACGGCTGCCAGCGAATCGCTCAGCGATGAGTCCGACCGCCTGGCCGAGGCGGTCAGTACCTTCCGGCTGGACAGGCAGCCCGACACCGCCGGGGCGTAA
- a CDS encoding ferredoxin--NADP reductase, with amino-acid sequence MSSKFATAEVLSVHHWNESLFSFRTTREDSLRFKNGQFVMIGLEVDGKPLTRAYSIASPNWAEELEFFSIKVPDGPLTSRLQHLEVGDQILVSRKPTGTLVLDDLKAGRHLYLLSTGTGLAPFLSLIQDPEAYERFDRIVVVHGVRTVSELAYHHFITEELPAHELLGEEISEKLIYYPTVTREAFHTTGRLTDHIRSGKLAADIGLPQLDPEHDRAMLCGSPAMLDETSTVLDELGFAISPRMGEPGDYVIERAFVEK; translated from the coding sequence GTGTCCAGCAAGTTTGCCACTGCCGAAGTGCTCAGTGTTCATCACTGGAACGAGTCGCTGTTCAGTTTCCGCACTACCCGTGAAGATAGCCTGCGGTTCAAAAACGGCCAGTTCGTGATGATCGGCCTCGAGGTCGATGGCAAGCCGTTGACACGTGCCTATTCGATCGCCAGTCCCAACTGGGCGGAAGAGCTCGAATTCTTTTCCATCAAGGTGCCGGACGGACCGCTGACCTCGCGTCTGCAGCATCTTGAGGTCGGCGATCAGATTCTGGTCAGCCGCAAGCCGACCGGTACGCTGGTACTGGATGATCTCAAGGCCGGCCGTCATCTCTATCTGCTCTCCACCGGTACGGGTCTGGCGCCGTTTCTGAGCCTGATTCAGGATCCCGAAGCCTATGAGCGCTTCGACAGGATTGTGGTGGTGCATGGGGTGCGTACCGTCAGCGAGCTGGCCTATCACCATTTCATCACCGAAGAACTGCCGGCGCATGAGCTGCTCGGCGAGGAGATCAGCGAGAAACTGATCTACTACCCGACGGTGACGCGCGAGGCGTTCCACACCACCGGTCGACTCACCGATCACATTCGCTCCGGCAAGCTGGCGGCCGATATCGGTCTGCCGCAGCTCGACCCCGAGCATGATCGCGCCATGCTCTGTGGTAGCCCGGCCATGCTGGATGAGACCAGCACCGTACTCGATGAGCTGGGCTTTGCCATCTCGCCACGCATGGGCGAGCCGGGGGATTACGTCATCGAGCGCGCCTTCGTCGAAAAATAA
- a CDS encoding FMN-dependent NADH-azoreductase: MSSALILKSSILGDASQSTALAERLGDRFRAEYGDDSVTVRDLAITPVDVLDGELMAALRGSVSEPTPAQLEALALSDRLIDEIHAHDTLIVTAPMYNFNIPTQLKTWCDFIARAGLTFRYTENGPEGLIHGKRVFVITTRGGLHRNSETDLVTPYLTTFFGFLGMRDIEFIYAEGFGMGEEAVASAQAQASAEVDAVAL; encoded by the coding sequence ATGAGCAGCGCCCTGATTCTCAAATCCAGCATACTGGGTGACGCCTCCCAATCGACGGCACTGGCCGAACGGCTGGGGGATCGCTTTCGCGCCGAATACGGTGACGATAGCGTGACCGTTCGCGATCTGGCGATCACCCCGGTGGACGTGCTCGATGGTGAGCTGATGGCGGCCTTGCGGGGCAGCGTCAGTGAGCCGACGCCGGCGCAGCTTGAAGCGCTGGCCCTGTCCGACCGGCTGATCGATGAGATTCACGCGCACGATACGCTGATCGTGACTGCGCCGATGTACAACTTCAATATTCCTACCCAGCTCAAGACCTGGTGCGATTTCATCGCCCGGGCGGGACTGACCTTCCGCTACACCGAAAACGGTCCTGAAGGGCTGATTCACGGCAAGCGGGTGTTCGTGATCACCACGCGCGGCGGACTGCACCGCAATAGTGAAACCGACCTGGTCACGCCGTATCTGACTACCTTCTTCGGGTTTTTGGGTATGCGCGATATCGAGTTCATCTATGCCGAGGGCTTTGGCATGGGTGAGGAGGCTGTGGCCAGCGCGCAGGCACAGGCCTCTGCCGAAGTGGATGCAGTGGCGCTATAG
- the nhaC gene encoding Na+/H+ antiporter NhaC: MAEERQHVPLYLAAIPFVVMMIAMMVTIIVFEGSPHIPLLIGAVTAGLLAWCRGFSWGEIEESIYTGIRKVLPAVVILMLVGMLISAWVGGGIVGAMIYYGLEFLSPDWFLPALMVICAISTLMMGSSWSTIGTLGIAGMAAGTSMGIAPAAIAGVVVSGAFFGDKMSPLSDTTVLASGIAGANIFEHIRHMLYTTLPGLALALVIYVLMAGDHSASDMSQSIGTVTNALQTNYVISPWLFVVPLMIPLLAISRVPAIPTLVVGIILGSLACLWVQGSDIATLFDILQSGYVAHTGNETVDGLLSQGGLESMMYTVSLAIIAMIFGGIMESTGMLNAIVGGVLKLASSGRRLCAATVVSSFLTNILTAEQYISIILPGRMYARAYQQRELHPKNLSRALEDGGTITSALVPWSTDAVFVYSALGVSAWAYAPYAVLNYSVPIISILMSLAGIAIVGRREQATVSTAG; encoded by the coding sequence ATGGCGGAAGAAAGACAACACGTTCCTTTATATCTGGCGGCCATTCCCTTTGTCGTGATGATGATTGCGATGATGGTCACCATCATCGTCTTTGAAGGCAGTCCCCATATACCGCTGCTGATCGGCGCAGTAACGGCCGGTCTCTTGGCCTGGTGTCGGGGTTTTTCATGGGGCGAGATCGAGGAGTCCATTTATACGGGGATCAGGAAGGTGCTGCCGGCCGTGGTCATCCTGATGCTGGTCGGCATGCTGATCAGTGCCTGGGTCGGCGGCGGTATTGTGGGCGCCATGATCTATTACGGACTCGAATTCCTGTCACCCGACTGGTTTCTGCCGGCGCTGATGGTGATCTGTGCCATCAGTACGCTGATGATGGGCAGCTCGTGGTCGACCATTGGCACGCTGGGGATTGCAGGCATGGCCGCGGGAACCAGTATGGGAATTGCCCCCGCGGCCATAGCCGGCGTGGTGGTATCGGGTGCCTTTTTCGGCGACAAGATGTCGCCGCTATCGGATACCACCGTGCTGGCCTCGGGCATTGCCGGTGCCAACATCTTCGAGCATATCCGCCACATGCTGTATACCACCCTCCCCGGGCTCGCCCTCGCCCTGGTGATCTACGTGCTGATGGCGGGTGATCACTCCGCCAGCGACATGAGTCAATCGATCGGGACGGTAACGAACGCGCTGCAGACGAACTACGTGATCTCACCGTGGCTCTTCGTCGTGCCACTGATGATCCCGCTGCTCGCCATCAGCAGGGTACCGGCCATTCCCACGCTGGTTGTGGGGATCATACTGGGCAGCCTGGCCTGCCTGTGGGTGCAGGGCAGTGATATCGCCACGCTGTTTGATATCCTGCAGAGCGGCTATGTCGCGCATACCGGGAACGAGACCGTGGATGGTCTGCTCAGCCAGGGCGGGCTGGAGTCGATGATGTATACGGTCTCGCTGGCGATCATTGCCATGATCTTCGGCGGCATCATGGAGAGCACCGGCATGCTGAACGCTATTGTCGGCGGCGTGCTGAAACTGGCCAGCAGCGGTCGGCGATTGTGTGCCGCGACCGTGGTGTCTTCGTTTCTGACCAATATCCTGACGGCCGAGCAGTACATCTCCATTATTCTTCCGGGCAGAATGTACGCCAGGGCCTATCAGCAGCGAGAATTGCATCCGAAGAACCTGTCCCGGGCGCTCGAGGATGGCGGTACCATTACCTCGGCACTGGTGCCATGGAGCACTGATGCGGTGTTCGTCTACAGTGCGCTGGGCGTGAGTGCCTGGGCTTATGCGCCCTATGCCGTGCTGAACTACAGCGTGCCGATCATCTCCATTCTGATGTCACTGGCCGGCATCGCCATCGTTGGTCGACGCGAACAGGCGACCGTGTCGACTGCCGGTTGA
- a CDS encoding P-II family nitrogen regulator: MKLVSAIIKPFKLDDVRESLSEVGVQGITVTEVKGFGRQKGHTELYRGAEYVVDFLPKVKLEVAVDESMVDEVIEAITSVANTGKIGDGKIFVSPLDQVIRIRTGETGKDAV; encoded by the coding sequence TCTCCGCTATCATCAAGCCGTTCAAGCTCGACGATGTGCGCGAATCACTCTCAGAAGTGGGCGTACAGGGTATTACCGTTACCGAGGTAAAGGGGTTCGGACGACAGAAAGGGCATACCGAGCTCTATCGCGGGGCAGAATACGTGGTGGATTTCCTGCCCAAGGTCAAGCTGGAAGTCGCGGTCGACGAGTCGATGGTCGACGAGGTAATCGAAGCCATTACCTCGGTCGCCAACACCGGCAAGATCGGTGACGGCAAGATCTTTGTCTCGCCGCTCGACCAGGTCATTCGTATCCGAACCGGTGAAACCGGCAAGGATGCCGTCTGA